The segment TGCAGTTCGATTGGGCAAAACAAAGCCTTAAATACAAATGTTCTGTTCATCGTAAACCAATAGATTTGCATGAGTCAGTTTTAGATGCAAAATTTGTGTTATGCAAACCAACTTGTCCGCGCCATTTTATTCTATTGACAACTAGAATGCCAAGAACACATCATCCACAGATGAGCAGTTTGGACTCCAACAAATTTGAACTGTTGTTAAATCAGTAGTTTGGGCAATCACGTTCTACTGGAAGAAGAAAAACACGCAACTAGTTCCCAGTTCCTAATGGCATTTGATCAAACACTTGACGAGCACACTAGACAACAGTAGCTCACCCACCAACCAAGCATTAATTTCGTCAAACTCAAGCAGCTACATGCGGAGGAAACGGAAGCTTACCTGTGGGCAGAGGAAGATGAAGTCGACGGAGGTGAGGGAGCCAAAGAAGCGGACAGCAGCGGTGACGAGCGAAGTTGCCAGAGAGGCAGAGACAAACGCCGGGCACAGCCGCACAGGCACCCGCTTCGTCGTGTAACTTCGAACGCACCAGATCCTCGGTCAGTTTTGGTCTCGGACACCGGCTTAGCAGGGGAGACGCGTAGGAACGATGGTAGTTGCGTGCGGGAACGGAGGCGGCTGTGCGCGGGAACGGCGCATGGGGGCGGGAACTATTCTGGGGCGGATGGCGAGGCTACAGTGTGCAGCTAAACTTGACGGGCCGCAGGAGCTAGATGGCGAGGCTACAGTGATGGCGAGGCATATAGCTATTCTGCTGGAGCTACGTTTTTGTGCTCAATGCCTAAATTTGGCTATGGCAAGTCCGATGGTCACACTGCTGGAGATGCTCTCAGTTCAGACTTTCTCGATCGCCATCCAATGCCAGCGAAAAGTCTCAGAAGACTCTCGAAACTGATTTCGATTTGAGAAGACACGGATGGACAGATTATTTTGGATATTCAGTTTTGTTCTGTGTGTAATATGTTAGCATTTGAACCATGTACAAGGATCTGCATGTTTATATTGAATTTAGAAGTTTCCGAGAATCcagatttgaaaataaaaaaactgtgTCATGAATCATGATAGAATCATGTATGATTTTATCCAAATTTTATTGTCATCCGTATGCTATATTAATACggctattatttttttaatcctcTCATACGATTCCCTACGGTTTGTACCATCTTTGGCGGTGGGAAATTGGATAAGAAttagagaacctttacagtacaccataatactagatgatggagagtatcattgttgtgatccaactgTCCATTTTAGTatatattattgtaattatcttgatacccttaggggtaattacgtcattgactgaccggattTCGAACattcgccacccatcatcgaccgaccgacagagggtggaaaccctaataaatgaaatgaacaaaaTAAGTAAAAGCTTATCCaaagaataaactaatattttgatcttccctaattaaacatataatttacaagtttatcatatattttttttccaatcctacccctatgatacccatgatactctttaatgatacctatgatactgaTGGGTGATAGAGTATTATTGGatcaatctaaaccaccggatgaagaaaatagacggtatacacttatttaggtgtactgtaaaagtcctcaaGAATTATTGGCTACTCAGATGCCGACGGTGCCATCGGCAAATAGATGAATCCCCGACCAAGAGTGACCGACGGAAGGTTCCCGACGGTTTACGCTTGGGGATTACATTTTCTGAGAGTATAATGTAATACCTGAATGTTTAGGAACTGTTGGCCATTCTTAGAATCCTATAGTGATTTGTCAGGAACTAATTAAAGATGAGATATGTTTGGGTTTGCACTTAATTAAACTACCTTGGTTGGAGCAAAGGCATGTGGCGTGAGCCACATGCAGGCCACGTCGTTCCATTCGTCAGGTAGCTGCACCACGAATTCCGGCGTGTCGTCGTGGAAGCTGTAATTGAACACGCGGCACCGCTCGAGTGCTGACAAGCCGCAGGGCCGCGTCCTGAGGACGAAGCAGGCGCACCCGCCGCCTCTCATGTCGAAGTCGAACCGCGCGGCGTCCACGGCGACGCTGCTCGGCTGCCCCAGGAACAGGACGCGGTCGGCCAAGCTCCGGCCGTCCCTCTTCCCACCACGGCGGCTCACCGCCGGCACCGTCGTCCGATTCCGATTCCGCCTCCTGAAGCACATATACCGACACCGACAGAGCACTCGCCAGGCTGCCGACGACGTCATCACCGGTGACTGGCTCCGTGCTCATCTAGcatccaccaccgccaccggtGACTGGCTCCGGGCTGGGTCGGCACGATGCAACAAAAGTTCCTGTCGTGGCACAGTACGATCTTGCCGTTGCAATATGCGACGCAGCAGCGGTCCCTGCCGTCGTCACGACGTACAGATCCCTTTGCACAAACGTCCATGTCGCATCGCCGGGGCGCACAAGGGCCACGTTGAAGGTGACCATATCATGCCACTTTGGTACTGGACAAAAGGCGTATAGAAAGACGGTGCCATCGCCGGAGACGGCGAATGCTGCGCGCTCCAACCACTCGATCTCATCCGGGTAGCGAGGTAGCGTGGCGGCGGCTGATCCGGTGAGAGGGTCAACGAGGCCGCTAGACTCGGGATGGGCTGGCAGTGACGACGAGCCAGTAGGCCACGCCGTCGTCCGCGCTGATCACCCATCTCCTGTGTTGATCATGTATCCCGGCGGCAGCTGCGTTGATCACGTatcccggcggcggcggcatggctGCTCAACCTGGAGGAGAAGATGCAGCGAGCCACCCGGTGGCCAGCGGGCTCGTCGCGAACGCGGGATGGCACGACGCCAGCGGGAGCGAGTCGCGCCAGGGCTTGCACACGGACGGCGTGGAAGCAAACGTAGCCAGAGGCGCGCGGAGACGACGCGAGACGCCACCGAGCAAATCCAATGGGAGGTCGACCCAACTGGGCgaggccgccgcgtccgccgtaGCTGTAGCCATGATGCAATCGGGTGGATGCCTGCGTCGTGGCCCTTAGGTTGCATTACTATTTGTGAGCAGGTCGATCGGCGAGCTTGTATGGCTTACGGTTATATCTATCCTTTCCCTCAGAAACAACTTATGGGTTTTTCATGGTCCGAGGGTTATATTTATCTAATAACCCACCAATGGTGAAGTAATACAAAATTCAACCAGCAATTGCAGCATTTTACTATTTATCTAATAACCCAATAGCTAGGTTATTTGCATGAGCGAGCATCGATCTCAAGCTCTTAGCAATATGATACCAGCAGATGCTAGAGATTACAAGCTTACAATGAATAAATCAAATTCACAAGATGATTTGTCCCCAGCAGCAGCATACACGGCTACATGCTATGGATAAATGTTTGCAAAAACTTTACATGAGCCAAAAGTGTGAGAATATCGTTTGTGCAAATGGAACTGATATGAGAACCTGATTCTCAGAGGACATCAACAGCACAGCCACAAACTTACTCCAACATGTGTTTCTGAATAATCAAGAGATAGTAGCTCAAAATCCTCTCAACTCGGTGCGAGGCTGAAACCTGTACAAAGACAACTGGAAACTGGATGAGAattggggattttttttatggCTCGATAAGAGACTGAAATAAATGAATTTTCTTTACAATGAATTGTCAAAAATAATCATTAATAGATAGCTTTGTAAGGGTGACATTTGACCACTTCCTACTGCTTACTGTTCGATGTTTATATTCCTTTCATCAAGGTAGGTCGAAGGAGGAGATGTTGAAAATTAATCTTGTTAGTATATTAGCATGTAGGGCTAATATTAATTTGCATACGTGTGCATGCATGACAAGTCTCGTGCATGTTTTGGTAGGAGCCTTAGGTTCCATGTTATACCTAAGGACCAAAGCTATTTAAGACTAAACAATATATGCAATACGTGTGGGttatggaaagaaaaaaaagaaagaagagaaaatggTGCTAGTTGTGCCGCACCACAAAAGCTCGTTTTCTCCCATGAGCAAGCGCGTGTGTGTTTCTCCATTGGCTGATCCTGTTTTAGAGCCAACAGGAGAACATTGTACTGTTATATTTTTGGGAGATTCCACGATTTGCAGCTGAATAACTTTCCATGTTCCTTATATGTCATCGTTGTGTCGATGACATATGGGTCcaggtcccacatgtcatccttACAATAGATGACATATTAGGGATAGACAGTTATTATGTGGCATATCGTGGATTTATCCCATTTTGTAAGACGGGTGGTGTTTCATGTCTATGGCTGCACTTGTGGTTAATGTTTTTGCAAGATATCTTCTGTCTTGATTAAGTTGGTTGTTTGTACCAATCTTCTCTAATGCAGATAATTTGTAAGTAGTTAGCAATATATGTCATCAAATTAGCTTTTCTGTTTATAACTCTGCAACCTATACATTTGTGCATAAAgttgatgaaaaaaatataaaaagcaACGATTTCCTAGATTGAGTAAAGGGAAAAATATAGGGATCTAGTAGAATAGTCCTAAGATCCCTATAGATACAAGTCAACAACATCACAGGCACAAACATGCCCATACATCTCTAAGTAATGAAGGGAGAGTAAAACTATCAACAGCAGATCTTTTACCTCTAGTTGTAGCTGAAACCAGTGCAAACGAAATTGACatctgcaaaagaaaaaaaaatgaaaaggcaCAATCAACTCAAAGTCAGAGGACCAAGAGATAAGTGAGAAATTTAACTGGCCGAGTAATACTCAGATATGGGAAGTTTGTCTTCAATGAATATAAGAGCTTCACTCGCACTAGCATAAGGAACTTTATCTAAATATTGCAAAGCTCGACAAACACTATTACAATAAggtaacaaaatattttgcttACTTATCATGGAAATAATCTTAACGAATAAGCGATACGACAAGAACAATGTCAGGGGGAATGTAGTTTGCATTAAAAAAAGGGAACAGGCATAGAACATATGCATTGCACGGTGGGGAACATAACTTCAATGAATAATCAGATATTCACAGTTAGATTGTACGAGGGGATGACAATCATAATGGGCTGGACAGATGATAACATTCACCTATATGGATGTTTGCTTGCAAGAGTAGAAACTGGAGAGCattcaaaataattaaataaaatcgcatcagaaaaaagtgcataaagtGATTGTTCATTCACCTACCTTTCAGCCACACACACAAATTTTTAACAGCTACTTTCTTCTAATTAGTTTAGATTTATTTTTGGCTTGGAAATAGAAGCAATAAAAGAAGTGAAGAGTGTCAAGGGTTTAACTCACATCCAGATCCAGAACATCTATTTGTTTGTTGGATATTAATGTGCTCCAGTGGTATGCCATAGGTACTCAGGAGATTCAAAATTTTGTGAACCCTCCCATCAACCTCTTCACATTTGATTTCGACTATCCTAAGATGGTCGGATGCAAATGACTGCTCCAATGGGTTGCAACATCCTACTGTTTCCATTGAATATTTGGATGCCTACACGAAACAAATGTTATGCTAAATAAAAGCCAGTCAATCATGAATGGGAATTTAAATAATACCCAGATATTCATCTACAAAATAATATACCTTAGAAATTTGAAGAGTAAGCTTCTCCAGAATCGGTGAATGATGGAGAAAACAAATTAGTGCATTGAAGTCAGCAGCAACACACCAGTCATTGAGTACCAAACTCTTTAACTTGGTAAATTTAGGGCACCACTTTAAATCCCTATTGAAAACAAACTAGGCAAAGAGCAAACGAGCAAGATCAGATCAGGAACCTGTTAATTTCACGAATCAGAAAGTGCAATGCAAATTGTTCAGTAAAAAAATAGCATGACCATCATAAACAAACTTTAGGTGTGTTTTCATTGAATTATCTGACATATGATGATTTGTAAGAACGAATTGGGGATGATGCGCATTGGCATACATCTTCTGCATGAAGACATATCACAAGGCAATTGTAATGTCGATGAACATGTTACTGCATAAGGAATAGTAAAACTGAAACAACAGTATGAGCTAAGGGAGAATGCCGTTGCAAGCATACCACATCAGAATAAAATGACAGCTCCAAGTGTGTAGCTTCAGATAAACTTTTGAGAAGAACGCAGCTGGTGCGGTCGTCATCAGACTCATAGTAATGTATACAACCATAACAGGAACAATCACCAGGGTCACCCATAGAATAAAGACTTACATTTGCCGTCACTAAGGATGGCATGCTTTCAAACAATGGAGCCCTACCCGAATAAAGAGTTAGTTCCAGTGAAACAAGGCTCGGCAAAGACATTCTGGTGCGGTTACTCGGACAAAATTCACTCCCAGTCATGCTCAGTTGCTTCAAGGATGGAGATGACAGTTTGTCAGCATTGAAAAGGCAATACTCCATCTTCAGATCTACCAGCGCTGGACAGCCCGAAAAATCAAGAAAGCTGTTGTTGGTAATTACGCAGGCAAGTTCCAGCCTCGTGAGGTGCTGGGAGACGAGAGGCAGATCAGGCAGAAGGAAGGTTTCCAAGTCGTTGAACGACAACCGGAACACCCGGACCTGGCGGCAAACTGCGCGCCAGATCCAGCTGCTCACGTGCCGCTTCTCGGCGGGCAAGGAGTAGTTGAAGTCGAAGTCGCTCGCGTCGAGGTCGAACTCGCACCACTCCAGTggcgcgccgccgcggcggatGGTCAGGAGGCGGTCCACGAACTCGACGAACTTGTCTGCGCTGCGGCACCCCTTGACGCCAGTGACGCGGAGCCCCGGCGCGGATCTCCATCGGTGGCGCCAGCGCCGGGCGAGCACGCAGGTCCGCACCGCGTCGTGCGCCGGCAGGAGGGACAGCACGTGCTGGAGGACGCCCTCCGGGAGGCCGCTGATGCGGTCCAACCCGCTCGCCGCGGAGGGCGCCTCATCGCTCTTGCCCCGTTTTTGAGGCCGCATTCCGTCGAACAGGTGGCGTGCGTCCTCTCTGCAAGGCATCGAGCGAGCTGCTACCTGAGGATtgaagcgagagagagagagagagagagagagagagagagaggaggaggaggaggaggaggaggaggcgggtgGCGTTGCTCACCTGCGACTCCGTCTAGCCTCCGCCGCTTCGCTCACCGCAGTGGCGAGATGAAAGGAGTCACACTTGACCAGAGAAATTGATTTCCAGCCTTCCGGGGTTTTGTTCTATGGAATTTCGAAATTTGGCAAGAGTAACATTTTTTCCAAACATTTGTTGTATGATAGAAAAAGGTATCAACGAAACTTTGTTACATTGGATGATCGGCCGATCATACACCACCAAATACCAGATATTACAAATTACAGAGGATAAATAAGATGTTTTAGCAGTATAGGCTCAAGAAAAAATAGTCATCTTCCATAACCGTAAGGATGGAGTAGTTGGATGTATGTCCTCATTTTCAGTACAATTTTGTAGAGAGCACTGAGTTATTTTAAATATGGATATGCTCCTATAAAAATAAACTAACTCGTCAAGTTGAGAGGATATTACTCGTTTTTGTCATCGATCCACTATAAATTTATAGATCTTTAAAACAAATTTAGAATTGAAACCCTACCAAACAAAAATCAGCCCCTATGTCCCTTTAGCCCCAAGGATCTTCTGTAGGGTAGCACATCCAGAAATGTCTTATCGTTTTTCGTATAacagttgaaaaaaaaatacttatatGCCATGGAATAAGCTCACATAGAGTAAACTTGGTACTAACGAGCATTCGTTCGGCATTTTTGGAAGCCACAGGTTaccattttttccttttgcaaGGTGTAACATGCCATAGATTTTGTCAATACAACCAAAAAAGTATCACTCATATCAAAACAAAATTCACATGTAATTAATTACTTAATAGGTGCATGGCTGTTTGATTTAAACAAAATGTGTCAGTTGACCCCGCAATTCAAACACATCACGGGTTCTGCCGACAGTGATATGTTCGACAAATTTCCATAGTAAGTTTATCAGCTGTTGGATTGCCATTCCGAAGTAAAGAAAACCTACATGACAAACATGAGGTGTTCGATGCTGCACAACACAAATCAAAGCACGAAGAGCCTTGCATCTGCACTGGGCAGTATTCCTTGGAAACCAGAAAATGTCCTCAATTTTAGGAACACGCGGATGCTCTACAACCAGCAATACATCCAACTACCATCAGATTCAGAAGAGACGGGTGGTCTTTATCTACTTGAGATGAAACTAAAGTTATATCGCATAACTAGACATGAACCAAAAGAGAAGTAAATTTCTGCGGCCATTCCTCCATGATATCCTGACTGCCAAGGTAAGTAACATCACGGCTGCAAACCCACAAACATTTCTGAACAATCAAACGACCCAAATATTCCCACCACTGCTTGACCCCGAAAGCTATGCAAACATAACTAGAACCTGCAACATCGAAATGGAAAATTTCAATGACATGATAAATTAACAAAACTTGGGGCTTTCAGATGCAGGAAATATCCTTAGATATGATTATATGAGCTGAGTCAAAATCTGGTTTTACAATGACTTTGATAGAACGTTGCAGCACACATCTTGTTACAATAACAGATGGGATTTTGATATAGAATTCCTGCCTCTATAGCACAGAAACTACTTAGCCCAATAACGAAGGGGAGACCACAAATTCAGTTGACAATTTGACATTGACAAATTAGGACATTATATATAATAAAAGATGCAACCTGGACAACTTTTTTATGCGCAGCAGAGCTAGATCAATTCTTGAAGAAAGTAAAATAAATTGATTATGAAAAATCTATATTTCAGTGCTCCAATCAATCAACTTCAGGATAAACGAACACATTGGATGAGATAATTATTGGAACAAATGAAGATAGCAGTTCTTCTACTTGTAAGCAACAAATCATGATAGGCAGATGACTTTCCGGTGGGGACTCTGTCGACTTATCTATAAAATATCTATTACAGTGATGATCTACTAGAAATTTTCAGTGAAGAGCCAAAACTTGCCATTTATTACTGCACTAGCATCTTTGGGGATACGCCTTGTTCGATGCTGTAATATGCAGATTGTACGGTCTTCATCTTGGCAGATGAAACTAATTAAAGCATGTTTGGTTCGTGTTTAAGTTTGTCACATCTAAGATCCAATTTAATAATGAAAGGGTTAGGGTCTGATGGATCCATGGTCGACTCTGTTCCGTCCACACTTTCCACAAAGGCACAAATAATAGCATTATCTAGACTACCAAAAATGAAAGTGATCGacaaattcaattgaacaaTCCTTTATGAGAAGCCAAGTAAAACTAGCTTGGCCGTGGTGTCATAAATGGTGGTTAATGACTCAAGAAGCTATGTTGTCAAGTTCCTACAGGTTACAACGGGAAATAGGCAGCTCTGAAATGGAATCATTTATGGGGAATAAGGAGCGGAAAATGACGATGATATATGGTatgtcctcccacttgcttcgcagcacttGCGAAATGTACAGCTCGTCGAGCCCGTCCCGCGgtcggaagttgcagcagccggcgacatcCACGCCGGAggatcctctcttcttcccggccggtcgcaggacgaagaaatacCGGAATAAggccaccgacggtggcactcccacgaacatctcacagaagtgcgcgaagatggccaggatgaccaccgagttcggactcaggtggatgagctggatgccgaaggtgtccaacgcctggaggaagaaggtggagaaagGCGGCACCAGTCTGGTGGtgacgaaggagacgaagatgatgatgcaCTCCGGCCGTTCCGTGGTGGGCGGAAAGCTCGCCGGCGACACTACTAACGCCTCCCGCTGGCTATCAGGCACCATGAGCTTGCGAactttctccgccccctcctcgttgacgatgcgcgactccggcagcacgctgtctgAGCCCTTTGTctcggcggctgcttcctgccctcggcatttttcgggggtggggagtgtgctagAAAGGGTGGGGGAGAGAATGTGTTGCGGGCCAAAGGAAGGGCGAGAGCTCTCGAGCGCAAGGAATAAGAAAGCAGAAGCGatgatcgcaagaatggcgtaaGGGGGCAACGGTTCGCCCCCCTCTCCTTTCTAtgtcctggggatttcaaacggcgcttTCCGCGGCGCATTCGGGGAGGCGCATTTCCTCGTTCGGCGCGGGTGCCAGGCGTACTATCCTTGATCTGCgcagttgccacgcgcgccgcccgcctcgttatcacgcacCTCGGAAGTTGGAAGGACACGCGTCCATTTGGCTCCCCGCTGAGCCTTACTAaaagcctgggccagagagaCCCGTGCCTGAGAACAGGCCATGTGGCATCGGTGTTGGGGTCGGCCTCGATGAAAACGAGagccccattcgcagtctctgggccatcgcctaccaatgggcccggggacTGCTGTCgatgacacaggaaccgggggtccccgagtcccgaggccaaaacagtagagt is part of the Phragmites australis chromosome 12, lpPhrAust1.1, whole genome shotgun sequence genome and harbors:
- the LOC133886708 gene encoding putative F-box protein At1g49610; translated protein: MRPQKRGKSDEAPSAASGLDRISGLPEGVLQHVLSLLPAHDAVRTCVLARRWRHRWRSAPGLRVTGVKGCRSADKFVEFVDRLLTIRRGGAPLEWCEFDLDASDFDFNYSLPAEKRHVSSWIWRAVCRQVRVFRLSFNDLETFLLPDLPLVSQHLTRLELACVITNNSFLDFSGCPALVDLKMEYCLFNADKLSSPSLKQLSMTGSEFCPSNRTRMSLPSLVSLELTLYSGRAPLFESMPSLVTANVSLYSMGDPGDCSCYGCIHYYESDDDRTSCVLLKSLSEATHLELSFYSDVFVFNRDLKWCPKFTKLKSLVLNDWCVAADFNALICFLHHSPILEKLTLQISKASKYSMETVGCCNPLEQSFASDHLRIVEIKCEEVDGRVHKILNLLSTYGIPLEHINIQQTNRCSGSGYVNFVCTGFSYN